Proteins found in one Echinimonas agarilytica genomic segment:
- a CDS encoding DUF7010 family protein, translating to MDSVTQAQHDMRDAYYDGIPGIVTSGTTWLIAGLVAIFKSPMAGMLTLIFAGMLIFPISVMLCKALGRRGQHNKQNPLAPLAIEGTIWMLLSIPIAVAASLYQVELFFPAMLCVIAGRYLTFNTLYGNRMYYFFSIFLAGCGMSLAVMASPVYLGALLGGAVEIAFATAIYVQVQRDDAIA from the coding sequence ATGGACTCAGTCACCCAAGCACAGCATGATATGAGAGATGCTTATTATGATGGGATCCCTGGCATCGTTACTTCAGGCACAACATGGTTGATTGCGGGCCTGGTCGCAATATTCAAGAGCCCGATGGCTGGAATGTTAACCTTGATATTTGCAGGCATGCTGATCTTTCCGATTTCAGTCATGTTGTGCAAGGCGCTTGGCCGACGCGGACAGCACAATAAGCAAAACCCGCTCGCGCCTTTGGCAATAGAAGGCACTATCTGGATGCTACTGTCAATTCCAATCGCAGTTGCAGCATCGCTCTATCAGGTCGAACTGTTTTTCCCCGCCATGTTATGCGTTATTGCAGGCCGCTACCTCACCTTTAACACCCTATATGGCAATCGCATGTATTATTTTTTCAGCATATTTTTGGCGGGTTGTGGAATGTCACTCGCAGTCATGGCATCGCCCGTTTATTTAGGTGCATTACTAGGTGGCGCAGTCGAGATAGCATTTGCCACTGCCATCTACGTTCAAGTGCAACGAGATGATGCGATTGCATAA
- a CDS encoding lipoprotein: MKKLILAATAGLVLSGCQMTPESDSNIADADFANMSCEQIKQTFNDYKDQMDNVDTGASLLSTVGVDAGTSEAKQLMREGYTQAKKVADPVMKAKSCKFSV, encoded by the coding sequence ATGAAAAAATTAATATTAGCAGCAACAGCAGGTTTAGTTTTATCAGGTTGTCAAATGACGCCTGAATCTGACTCAAACATTGCTGATGCAGACTTCGCAAACATGTCGTGCGAACAGATCAAACAAACCTTTAATGACTATAAAGATCAAATGGATAACGTAGATACAGGCGCAAGCTTATTATCTACTGTTGGTGTAGATGCAGGCACATCTGAAGCCAAACAACTCATGCGTGAAGGCTACACTCAAGCGAAGAAAGTTGCAGACCCTGTAATGAAAGCTAAGAGCTGTAAATTCTCAGTTTAA